One genomic region from Phragmites australis chromosome 1, lpPhrAust1.1, whole genome shotgun sequence encodes:
- the LOC133927457 gene encoding probable arabinosyltransferase ARAD1 has protein sequence MGPPSSRAMALGAAFLLLLVALPSAFLYLTSSAAPAASRSALLNLKPFSAKCPPAPPLRVFMYDLPPRFHVAMMSAGADPSPNAATGFSAWPPSTGGIRRQHSVEYWMMASLQDGLGAEGREAVRVRDPDAAEAFFVPFFSSLSFNVHGRNMTDPETEADRLLQVELMDILWKSKYWQRSAGRDHVIPMHHPNAFRFLRDMVNASILIVADFGRYTKELASLRKDVVAPYVHVVDSFLDDDLPDPFEARPTLLFFRGRTVRKDEGKIRAKLAKILKGKDDVRFENSFATGSGIKTSTEGMRSSKFCLHPAGDTPSSCRLFDAIVSHCVPVIVSTRIELPFEDEIDYSEFSLFFSVEEAVKPDYLLNQLRQIPKKKWIEMWSKLKHVSHHFEFQYPPRKGDATNMIWRQVRHKLPAVNLAIHRNRRLKIPDWWG, from the exons ATGGGGCCGCCGAGCAGCCGCGCGATGGCGTTGGGCGCAGCCTTCCTGCTGCTCCTCGTCGCGCTCCCCTCCGCCTTCCTCTACctcacctcctccgccgcccccgccgcctcccGCAGCGCCCTCCTCAACCTTAAGCCCTTCTCCGCCAAGTGCCCGCCGGCCCCGCCCCTCCGCGTCTTCATGTACGACCTGCCCCCGCGATTCCACGTCGCCATGATGAGCGCGGGCGCCGACCCGTCCCCCAATGCGGCGACGGGGTTTTCCGCGTGGCCGCCTTCGACGGGCGGGATCAGGCGGCAACACAGCGTGGAGTACTGGATGATGGCGTCGCTGCAGGACGGGTTGGGAGCAGAAGGGAGGGAGGCGGTCAGAGTGCGGGATCCAGACGCGGCAGAGGCCTTCTTCgtgcccttcttctcctcgCTCAGCTTCAACGTGCACGGCCGCAACATGACCGATCCCGAGACCGAGGCCGACCGCCTCCTTCAG GTTGAACTTATGGACATTCTATGGAAGTCTAAATATTGGCAACGATCCGCGGGCCGTGACCATGTGATTCCCATGCATCACCCCAACGCTTTCAGATTCCTACGAGATATGGTGAATGCATCTATTCTtatagttgcagactttggaaGATACACAAAGGAGTTGGCTTCCTTGAGGAAAGATGTTGTAGCACCATATGTGCATGTTGTGGATTCCTTCCTTGATGATGATCTACCTGATCCATTTGAGGCTCGTCCTACACTCCTTTTCTTTCGAGGGCGTACAGTCAGGAAAGAT GAAGGGAAGATCCGGGCAAAACTCGCGAAAATATTAAAAGGCAAGGATGATGTGCGCTTTGAGAATAGCTTTGCGACGGGCAGTGGCATTAAAACA TCTACAGAAGGTATGCGGTCATCAAAGTTTTGTCTCCATCCTGCCGGGGACACTCCTTCCTCATGCCGCCTATTTGATGCCATTGTCAGTCATTGTGTTCCTGTGATTGTCAGCACTCGGATTGAGCTCCCTTTTGAAGATGAGATTGATTACAGTGAATTCTCGCTTTTCTTCTCAGTTGAAGAAGCTGTAAAGCCTGATTACTTGCTCAACCAGCTCAGACAGATCCCTAAAAAGAAGTGGATTGAGATGTGGTCGAAGCTAAAACATGTATCTCATCACTTTGAATTCCAGTATCCCCCCAGGAAGGGTGATGCCACGAACATGATATGGAGGCAGGTGAGGCACAAACTCCCTGCAGTTAATCTTGCCATTCACAGGAATAGGAGACTAAAGATTCCAGATTGGTGGGGATGA